CGAGCAGGGCAGCCTCGACAACGAGGAAAAGGTCGCGGGCCAACTGAACTACAAGGTCGAGAACAGGGCGATCGCCGGTGTGCCGTCGATCGTGATGCGCACCAACGACCCCAACGGCGCATGTGGCGTGGCCAGCGATGCCGCGGGCGTCGTGGGCTGGTGGGTCAACCCTCAGGCGCCGGGAATCGACGCCTGCGGGCAGGCCGTCAAGCTCATGGAGCTCACGCTCGCGACGAACTCCTAGCGGGGCACGCAGACGGTCTGTCGCGCGTCAGCGGGGCACATAAAAAGTCGTCAGCGCTGCGCTGCCCAGTTCAAGCGCGGACCACGGTGCGCCGAACCTCAGCACGGCCATCGCCGACGTCGGGTACTTCGTCGAGATGTGCTCGAACGCAGTGATGTTGGACTCCTCCGGCTCGGACAGCCCGAGCGCAAGCTGTGACATCGTCGGTTCGTGTCCTACGACCAGCAGGGTCTGCGGCTCGAATCCGAACGTCGTGGCCGCGGCGTTGATCTCGGCGATCACCGCTCCCGGTGCCGCGCCGTAGAGTCGCTCGGTGACGTGCGTGGGCGCCTCGACGTTCGTGCGGGCCAGGGTCTGCTGCGTGCGGGTGGCCGACGAGCAGAGCACGGCCTCCACCGCGGACTCCAGGCCCGACCCGGACCGCAGCCAGTCCCCGGCGAGGGTGGCCTCGCGTTCGCCGCGAGACGCCAGCGGACGGTCGTGGTCGGCGACCCCGTCCGGATAGTCGGATTTCGCATGCCGCAGCAGCACCAGGGTGCGTCGTGGGTCGCTCACACGGCCACGTTAGGACAACTTGTCGGCCCGCGGTCCTACACTCGCCACGACCGTTCAGAGAAGGTCTGAAACAACCAGGTCGGGGAAGGGGTAGGCCATGCGGTTCGTGCACACGGCGGACTGGCAGTTGGGCATGACCCGCCACTTTCTGGAGGGCGAGGCGCAGCCGCGGTATTCGGCGGCGCGCCGCGATGCCGTCGCTGGCCTGCGGGACCTCGCAATGGCCGCCGGTGCGGAGTTCGTCGTCGTCGCGGGTGATGTCTTCGAGGACAACCACCTCGATCCCCGAGTGATCACCCAATCGCTGGAAGCCATGCGGGCCGTCGGCGTTCCGGTCTACCTGCTGCCCGGCAACCACGACCCGCTGGACGCGTCGTCGGTGTACACCAGCGCTCTGTTCACCGCGGAGTGCCCGGACAACGTGACGGTGCTGGATCGCGCGGGTGTGCACCAGGTGCGCCCCGGTGTGGAGATCGTGGCGGCACCGTGGCGCTCCAAGCGGCCGACCACCGATCTGGTGGCCGAGGTGCTCGCCGATCTTCCCAGCGACGACGTGACCCGCATCGTGGTGGCCCACGGGGGCGTCGACGTGCTCGACCCGGACCCCACCCGCCCGTCGCTGATCCGGCTGGCCGCTGTCCAGGACGCGATCAACCGTGGCGCGGTGCACTATGTCGCGTTGGGGGACAAGCACTCTCGGACAGAGGTCGCCGAGCGGGTGTGGTACTCGGGATCACCCGAAGTGACCAACTACGACGACATCGAGCCGGACCCGGGCCATGTGCTGCTGGTCGACATCGACGAGACCGACCCGGCCCGCCCGGTCACGGTCGAGGCACGTCGCGTGGGCCGCTGGCGTTTCGTCACGCTGCAGTTCCAGGTCGACAACCGCAGGGACATCGCCGATCTCGACATGAACCTCGACCTGATGACCGACAAGGACCGCACCGTGGTGCGCCTGATCCTGACTGGCGCGCTGTCGGTGACCGACCGTGCGGCACTGGATGATTGCCTCGACCGGTACTCCATGCTGTTCGGTTGGCTCGGACTGTGGGAGCGGCACAGCGACCTCGTGGTCGTGCCCGCCGACACCGAGTTCTCCGACCTCGGCATCGGCGGATTCGCCGCGTCGGCGGTGGAGGAGTTGGTGGCCACCGCACGTTCGGGCGACCCGGCCAGCGCCCAGGACGCGCAGGCCGCGCTGGGCCTGCTGCTGCGGTTGTCGGGAGGCCTGACGGCGGAGAGCGGTGCCGCATGAGACTGCACCGGCTCACCCTGACCAACTATCGCGGAATCGCGCACCGCGACATCGAATTCGCCGACCGCGGCGTGACGGTGGTGTGCGGCGCCAACGAGATCGGCAAGTCGTCGATGATCGAGGCGCTCGACCTGCTGCTGGAGTCCAAGGACCGCTCCACCAAGAAGGACGTCAAGCAGGTCAAGCCCACGCACGCCGATGTCGGCTCGGAGGTCACGGCCGATCTGAGCACCGGGCCGTACCGGTTCATCTACCGCAAGCGCTTCCACAAGAAGTGCGAGACGGAACTGACCGTCCTGGCCCCGGTGCGCGAGCAGTTCACGGGTGACGAGGCCCATGAGCGGGTGCGGGCCATGCTCGCCGAGACCGTCGACACCGGACTGTGGCAGGCCCAGCGGGTGCTGCAGGCCTCGTCGACCTCGGCGGTCGACCTGTCCGGATGCGATGCGCTGTCCCGTGCGCTCGACGTCGCCGCCAGTGACGCGTCCGCCACGTCGGCCGGACTCGCCGGCGGGGAGCCGCTGCTGTTGGACAAGATCGACGGCGAGTACGGCCGCTACTTCACCCCCACCGGACGGCCGAAGGGGGAGTGGGCCGCCGCTGTCGCCGCATTGGAGGAGGCTGAGGCCGAGGTCGCCCAGCGCACCGCTGAGGTGGCCGAGGTCGAGGAGCGGGTCCGTACCCACGCGACGCTGTCTGACGATCTTGCCGTCCTGACTGAGCAGGCCCAGGACGCCGCACGCCGCCTGACCGAGGCTGCGGCGGCGGCTGAGGCGGTCAATGCGCTGTCCGCTGAACTGCGGGCTGCGCAGAGTGAGGCCACGGCGGTGGGCGCCACCCGCGCCGCTGCGTCCGCTCTCCTGGAGGAGCGCAAGCGGCTGTGCGCTGGGTTGATCACACGGCAGGAGACCGTCGACACCGTGGCGGCCGCGGCTGAGCAGGCCGCAGAGGCTGAAGCCACCAGTCGGGAGGTGGTCCAGGAGGCCGAGCAGGCCGCCGTCGTCGCCGAGCAGCAGGTGCAGGCCGTGCAGTCGCGTGCCCAGGCGGCGCGGCAGATTGTCGATCGTCTGGCGGAGCGCGCCGAGGCCGATCGGCTTGCGGCACTGCTCATCCGGTACGACGCGGTGTGCGCCGAGCGCGTGGATGTCAACGCAGAGTTGTCGCAGATCATGTTGACCGACAGCATGTTCCGCGACATCGAGACCGCGGCCTCCGCAGTGGACCGGGCCCAGGTCCGCGCCGAGCAGACGGCGGCGGCCATCGAGTTCACCGCCGACTCGGACGTCGAGTTGGCGGTGGGGTCCGAAACCATCACGTTGATGGCTGGCCAGACCTGGTCGCTGAGCGCCGCCGAGGCCGCTGAGGTGGCGCTGCCCGGCGTCCTGCGCGTGCGGGTCAACCCGGCAGCGTCGGCGGTCGACACGCACGCGACGTTGGCCGCCGCCCAGGAACATCTGTCCGACCTGCTGCGTGCCGCGGTGGTCGATGACGTGGAGGCGGCTCGCAGCACGCTGCAGCGTCGCCGCGAGTTGATCGCGCGCCGTGACCAGTTGACCGCGACTCTGACGGGAATCGTCGGCCACGACGACGTCGAGCATCTCCGGTCCCGCCTCGAGGCACTGCAGGAGACCGAGGCCATCGACGTCGATCCGGACGCCGCGCGGGCCGAGCTGGCCTCGGCTGATGAGGCGCTGCGGGAGGCCGCCACGCAGTATGAACTGCAGCGTCGGGTCGCCGCGGCGGCGGCCAAGCAGTTGGCTGAACACACCAAGCAGGCCGCAGTGTGCGGCGACCGCCTGGCCGTGGCCCGCGAGGAGTTGGCCGCGACCACCGAGCAGTTGGCCACCGCACGGGCCGAGGTGTCCGATGAGGTCGCCGCGGCGCGGGCCGTTGAAACCGCGCAGGCCGCGCAGGTGGCCGAGCAGAAGGTCGCCGAGGTGTCGGCCCGGCTGACCGCGCTGGCTCCTGAGAAGGTCACGGCTGAGTTCACTCGAGTCCGTGCGGAGTCGGAATCGTTGTGCCGCAAGCGCGATGACGCCGCGCGGGCACTGCGTGACATCGAGGTCGAGCTCGCGGTGTTCGGCACCGAGGGGCGCACGGGCAAGCTTGATGCCGCCCAGATCAAGCGCGAGCACGCGGTCGCGGCGTACACGCGAGTTCATCAGCGTGCGCGGGCCGTCACGCTGCTGCGGTCGGTGATGCTGCGCCACCGCGACGACACCAGGCTGCGCTATGTCGAACCGTTCCGCGCGGAGGTGGAGCGGTTGGGGCGCACGGTATTCGGCGAGACATTTGAGGTCGAGGTCGACAGCGACCTGACCATCCGCAACCGCACCCTCGACGGGCGCACCGTGCCGTTCGAATCGCTGTCCGGCGGAGCCAAGGAGCAGCTCGGCATCGTGGCGCGCCTCGCGGTCGCCGGCCTGGTCTCCGATGAGGACACCGTGCCCGTGGTCATCGACGATGCGCTGGGATTCTCGGATCCGGACCGGCTGGCGAAGATGGGTGCGGTCTTCGACCAGGTGGGTGCGGACGGCCAGGTCATCGTGTTGACCTGCTCACCGGAGCGCTACCTAGGCGTGGTCGGCGCCCACCGCGTGCAGCTCACGGCCTGACCCCCGGAGATTTGCTTTGGCAGGTGCCACACGCGCTTTTCGCTGGTTGACACCCTGTCGGCGGCAGGCCTAGCGTTTTCTCAACGCGCGAATGTGGCGAGTTCGGGGGACATGCCATGAGGTACGGGGCCTATCTGCCAAACATGATGCACATCCCGGTGCTGACTCAGCCATGGGAACGGGACCTCACTGCGGCCGACGTCGTCCGGGTGCTGAGGCTGGCCGAGGAACTCGGCTTCGAGTTCGGCGTGGTCCCGGAGCATTTTCTGATACCCGGCGAACACATCGCGCTGTCGGGTGATCACTACTT
The DNA window shown above is from Mycolicibacterium confluentis and carries:
- a CDS encoding AAA family ATPase — encoded protein: MRLHRLTLTNYRGIAHRDIEFADRGVTVVCGANEIGKSSMIEALDLLLESKDRSTKKDVKQVKPTHADVGSEVTADLSTGPYRFIYRKRFHKKCETELTVLAPVREQFTGDEAHERVRAMLAETVDTGLWQAQRVLQASSTSAVDLSGCDALSRALDVAASDASATSAGLAGGEPLLLDKIDGEYGRYFTPTGRPKGEWAAAVAALEEAEAEVAQRTAEVAEVEERVRTHATLSDDLAVLTEQAQDAARRLTEAAAAAEAVNALSAELRAAQSEATAVGATRAAASALLEERKRLCAGLITRQETVDTVAAAAEQAAEAEATSREVVQEAEQAAVVAEQQVQAVQSRAQAARQIVDRLAERAEADRLAALLIRYDAVCAERVDVNAELSQIMLTDSMFRDIETAASAVDRAQVRAEQTAAAIEFTADSDVELAVGSETITLMAGQTWSLSAAEAAEVALPGVLRVRVNPAASAVDTHATLAAAQEHLSDLLRAAVVDDVEAARSTLQRRRELIARRDQLTATLTGIVGHDDVEHLRSRLEALQETEAIDVDPDAARAELASADEALREAATQYELQRRVAAAAAKQLAEHTKQAAVCGDRLAVAREELAATTEQLATARAEVSDEVAAARAVETAQAAQVAEQKVAEVSARLTALAPEKVTAEFTRVRAESESLCRKRDDAARALRDIEVELAVFGTEGRTGKLDAAQIKREHAVAAYTRVHQRARAVTLLRSVMLRHRDDTRLRYVEPFRAEVERLGRTVFGETFEVEVDSDLTIRNRTLDGRTVPFESLSGGAKEQLGIVARLAVAGLVSDEDTVPVVIDDALGFSDPDRLAKMGAVFDQVGADGQVIVLTCSPERYLGVVGAHRVQLTA
- a CDS encoding metallophosphoesterase family protein — protein: MRFVHTADWQLGMTRHFLEGEAQPRYSAARRDAVAGLRDLAMAAGAEFVVVAGDVFEDNHLDPRVITQSLEAMRAVGVPVYLLPGNHDPLDASSVYTSALFTAECPDNVTVLDRAGVHQVRPGVEIVAAPWRSKRPTTDLVAEVLADLPSDDVTRIVVAHGGVDVLDPDPTRPSLIRLAAVQDAINRGAVHYVALGDKHSRTEVAERVWYSGSPEVTNYDDIEPDPGHVLLVDIDETDPARPVTVEARRVGRWRFVTLQFQVDNRRDIADLDMNLDLMTDKDRTVVRLILTGALSVTDRAALDDCLDRYSMLFGWLGLWERHSDLVVVPADTEFSDLGIGGFAASAVEELVATARSGDPASAQDAQAALGLLLRLSGGLTAESGAA
- a CDS encoding SixA phosphatase family protein, with product MSDPRRTLVLLRHAKSDYPDGVADHDRPLASRGEREATLAGDWLRSGSGLESAVEAVLCSSATRTQQTLARTNVEAPTHVTERLYGAAPGAVIAEINAAATTFGFEPQTLLVVGHEPTMSQLALGLSEPEESNITAFEHISTKYPTSAMAVLRFGAPWSALELGSAALTTFYVPR